The genomic interval ATAAAGCTTGAGTTTAGGTTGAGCAATCTTCCTCCATGTGTGAAAGACACCGCCTGTCGGTGGTGCATACCACACAATTGCCGTATTAATACTTTTATTACTGTGTGGCCCACCAGATCGGACGGTCATGATCAGGGATTCGGGGTAGAGAGCAGTAGAGGTAGGTTGGAAGGATATAGAAGGAACCCCAGACAGAAGCCTTGGACGGACAAGAGAAGAAGAGAACCACCAAGTAGGAGTGGGACGGGAGTCCATGAGCGTGATGGGAGAGGAGAAGCATAACTCTAGCTGGGTGGTGGATATGGAGAAGATGCTGGCAGATGACGATCCTCAGTGGAGGAGGATGCAGGCAGAGCGATGGGAGGCGCAATCCATCTACCGGGTGCCAGAGTGGCTCAAGCGCATGAACGCAAAGGCCTACCAGCCGCGGCTGGTGTCTTTGGGTCCCTTCCACCACGGTGACTCCAACCTGCTgcccatggaggagcacaagcgccGCGCGTTGGTGCACCTCATCAAGCGAAGCAAAAAGCCGCTCCAGGATTTCATCTCTGCCATCGACGACGTGGCGGAGGAGCTCCAGGCAGCATACGGGGTGGACCTCCATGGCAAATGGCGGACCAACCGAGAAACCTTCATCGACATGATGCTCATGGACGGCTGCTTCCTGCTGGAGATGATGAGCGGCCCTTTCCAGGATTACAAGCCGCATGATCCTGTCTTCAGCATGCACGGCAGAAAACAAATACATGCCATTATCCTGTCCGACATGCTACTAACTGAGAATCAGCTGCCTCTGCTTGTTCTCAAGAAGATCCTGGGTGTTCTGCGTCCTAACTATCCGGTATTCCATGTCAACACAGACCTGTTCCATTCACTGTTTCTAAATTTATACTCTCTCTCTACCAAAATTATCTTGATACGGTTACATTTCCTTCCTTATGAAAAAACACTATCTGTGAGAACCTCACCTTCCACCCTACTTGTTGGCCAGTATAACTTGCACTTCTCAAACCATGAGAACCTCACTTTATGTGCTATATTTATTCATTTGTAGAGCTGATGCTTAAACGCAAGCTATATTGACAGGCAAATAATTTGCACAGAATACCTGCCTTAACTTTTTAATCGAGACTACATAAAAAAAGATTTTGGACCATCCATAGGTGATTGTTTTTGCAGTAAATACTTGCGGGGTCCGTAAGCTCAGCTGTGTGGTACTTTAAGTCCGCTATCCTAAGGAGTGGGGGGAACTGGAGAAAAACATGATGTCTTTGAAAAAAATAATTATACCGTGCTTTGATTTGTTAGCAGTTTGTATATGGTTGTGGAAAAATACGTTAACATTGAAATCGTACTAATTTTTTTTGCAGCATTGTGGCAAGTACCTTAATTTacacatgattttttatcatataaTTTGTAAAAGTGGTTTGAGTGGATGAAAACTTTCCTCCAAAATAGTGTGCGAAACAATCCATCAGAATTTTCGCTCAGAATTACATTCCTCTGAATCAAATGACCTCTTTAGGAAAACTTTCTAAGGATCCAAATCCTCCAAAATACTATGAAATCCTTTGCATCAAAGATGCGTGAGATTAGGGATTACAGGTCTACTAAAC from Triticum dicoccoides isolate Atlit2015 ecotype Zavitan unplaced genomic scaffold, WEW_v2.0 scaffold170620, whole genome shotgun sequence carries:
- the LOC119344492 gene encoding UPF0481 protein At3g47200-like isoform X1, with amino-acid sequence MSVMGEEKHNSSWVVDMEKMLADDDPQWRRMQAERWEAQSIYRVPEWLKRMNAKAYQPRLVSLGPFHHGDSNLLPMEEHKRRALVHLIKRSKKPLQDFISAIDDVAEELQAAYGVDLHGKWRTNRETFIDMMLMDGCFLLEMMSGPFQDYKPHDPVFSMHGRKQIHAIILSDMLLTENQLPLLVLKKILGVLRPNYPVQVNRGPRQHFRNLIVLECLRQGLHEGHDIVEVFQWLQEVAMDIFSIEVEMDVDINLMVQQCKDFLTEANTDNNRKYPPPMVNNPTILNLNS
- the LOC119344492 gene encoding putative UPF0481 protein At3g02645 isoform X2, producing MSVMGEEKHNSSWVVDMEKMLADDDPQWRRMQAERWEAQSIYRVPEWLKRMNAKAYQPRLVSLGPFHHGDSNLLPMEEHKRRALVHLIKRSKKPLQDFISAIDDVAEELQAAYGVDLHGKWRTNRETFIDMMLMDGCFLLEMMSGPFQDYKPHDPVFSMHGRKQIHAIILSDMLLTENQLPLLVLKKILGVLRPNYPVNRGPRQHFRNLIVLECLRQGLHEGHDIVEVFQWLQEVAMDIFSIEVEMDVDINLMVQQCKDFLTEANTDNNRKYPPPMVNNPTILNLNS